A single region of the Amphiprion ocellaris isolate individual 3 ecotype Okinawa chromosome 4, ASM2253959v1, whole genome shotgun sequence genome encodes:
- the mafgb gene encoding v-maf avian musculoaponeurotic fibrosarcoma oncogene homolog Gb isoform X1, whose amino-acid sequence MHSSVICSHNREFRFGMSPLLLVCSEEQGSCGMTTTNKGNKALKVKREPGENGTSLTDEELVTMSVRELNQHLRGLSKEEILQLKQRRRTLKNRGYAASCRVKRVTQKEELEKQKAQLQKEVDKLANENASMRVELDALRSKYEALQTFARTVARSPTVGVGVRAGGGGGGTGGGVASSVIGPLIPGKVATATSVITIVKSKTDARS is encoded by the exons ATGCATAGTAGTGTGATATGCTCCCACAACAGAGAATTTAGATTTGGTATGTCTCCACTTCTCTTG GTCTGTTCAGAAGAGCAAGGCTCTTGTGGCATGACGACGACTAACAAAGGAAATAAAGCCTTGAAG GTGAAGCGTGAGCCGGGTGAGAATGGCACCAGCCTCACAGACGAGGAGCTGGTGACCATGTCGGTGCGGGAGCTGAACCAGCACCTGCGAGGGCTCTCCAAAGAAGAGATCCTGCAACTGAAACAGCGGCGGCGCACCCTGAAGAACCGGGGCTACGCCGCCAGCTGCCGGGTGAAGCGCGTCACCCagaaggaggagctggagaagcaGAAGGCCCAGCTGCAGAAGGAGGTGGACAAACTGGCCAACGAGAATGCGTCGATGCGTGTCGAGCTGGACGCTCTTAGGTCTAAGTATGAGGCGTTGCAGACCTTCGCCAGGACTGTGGCCCGGAGCCCAACTGTCGGGGTCGGGGTCAGggctggagggggaggaggaggaacaggaggtgGGGTGGCGTCATCGGTCATCGGCCCGCTCATACCAGGGAAGGTGGCGACGGCGACGAGCGTGATTACAATAGTGAAGTCAAAAACAGATGCACGGTCTTGA
- the mafgb gene encoding v-maf avian musculoaponeurotic fibrosarcoma oncogene homolog Gb isoform X2: MTTTNKGNKALKVKREPGENGTSLTDEELVTMSVRELNQHLRGLSKEEILQLKQRRRTLKNRGYAASCRVKRVTQKEELEKQKAQLQKEVDKLANENASMRVELDALRSKYEALQTFARTVARSPTVGVGVRAGGGGGGTGGGVASSVIGPLIPGKVATATSVITIVKSKTDARS, translated from the exons ATGACGACGACTAACAAAGGAAATAAAGCCTTGAAG GTGAAGCGTGAGCCGGGTGAGAATGGCACCAGCCTCACAGACGAGGAGCTGGTGACCATGTCGGTGCGGGAGCTGAACCAGCACCTGCGAGGGCTCTCCAAAGAAGAGATCCTGCAACTGAAACAGCGGCGGCGCACCCTGAAGAACCGGGGCTACGCCGCCAGCTGCCGGGTGAAGCGCGTCACCCagaaggaggagctggagaagcaGAAGGCCCAGCTGCAGAAGGAGGTGGACAAACTGGCCAACGAGAATGCGTCGATGCGTGTCGAGCTGGACGCTCTTAGGTCTAAGTATGAGGCGTTGCAGACCTTCGCCAGGACTGTGGCCCGGAGCCCAACTGTCGGGGTCGGGGTCAGggctggagggggaggaggaggaacaggaggtgGGGTGGCGTCATCGGTCATCGGCCCGCTCATACCAGGGAAGGTGGCGACGGCGACGAGCGTGATTACAATAGTGAAGTCAAAAACAGATGCACGGTCTTGA